The genomic segment GCCGTCGCCGGTGTCGATCGCCAGCGTGGTCACCAGCGGCGGATCGATCTGGTGGATCGCATCGTCGTACACCCCGCTGGTGAGCGCCAAGCCCTCGACGCCAGCGAAGCGTACGCTGAAGCGCTCCGCCTGCGGGGTGGCGCTGTTGACCGGGACGAAGGCGGCGAGTCCGCCGGGTATCGTGCCGAAGCCGTGCTCGGCGGCGACGTAAACGGTTCCGGCGGCGTCCTGCGCGATCGCCGCCGGCGCCGCCAGTCCCGGCCCGCCGCGCAGGACTTGCGCGAAGCGCAGCGTGCCGGTCGCCGGGTCGCGGAAGAAGGTCGTCAGCGTGTTGCTGGCGCGGCCGCTGGTCAGCACGTAAAGTCGCGTGCCGTCGGCGCTGATCAGCAGGTCGGCAGCGCCTGCCAGGCCGCGGACGCCGTCCGCATTCTCCTGCAGAGTCTGCAGCAGCGTCAGCGTGGTGCTGCCGAAGGTCCGTTGGAACACCTGCAGGCGGCCGCCTGCGCCGGCGACATAGACCTGCTCGTGCTGCCCGTCGCTGCTCGCCGCGACACCGAGGACGCGGGCGCCAGTGATGCCGCTCTGCCCGCTCGCCGGCGACAGGTCACTCGCGGAGCGCAGTTGCAGTTCGTCGGCGCACGCGACGTAGAGCAGCAGGCCGTCACTGCTGTACGCGAGGTCGCTCGTGCCGCTGAGCGGCTCGGTCTTGCCCGCGACCAGCCGGCCAATTCCGGCGCCGTCGGTCTGGCGCAGGAATTGCACGATGGCGTCCGGGCCGGCGACGACGAGCTGGCCGCCGTCGCCCGGCTGCAGCGCGATGCGGTCGAAGACGTCGAGGCCGGCGCCTGGATCGATCGCGTGTACGAAGCTCAGGTTGCCACTCGCGTCGCGCGCGAAGACCGAAACCGTCGCATCGTCGCGGCTGGCGACGTAGACGTTGGCGCCATCTGCACTGGCGGCGACTGCGCTCGCGCCAGCCAGCGTCGTGACGGCGTCGGTGCCGTCGCTGAAGTGCTGGCGGACGCTGAAGTCGGCCGAGTTCACGACGAGCAGCGCGTCCTGCGTCGGGCTGAGCGCGTAGATTTGGCCGCCGGCGACAGCCAGCGCGTTCAGTCCGACCATCGTCGGCTCGGCGGGTCTGGCCTCGATGTACGCCACCTCGCCATCGGCGAGACTGCGTCTCTGCAGGCCCTGCACGCTGCCGATCGGTCCCCCGACCGTCGCGTCGAGCTCGATCGCGACATCCGGGATCAGCGTGGCCCAGACCTCGTGCCCGTTGAGCACGCCGAGCCGGACGTCGGGGCCGAGACCGCCGATGCGCAGATCCTGGACGGACGATGCGGCTGAACCGGCTGCTGCGACGCCCAGCATCGGTGTGCGCAGCTCCTCGTTGCCGAGGTTGATGAACAGCAGCATGTCAAAGTGGTCGTAGTCGGCGCCGTAGGCGGCCGGTCCGCGGTCGAGCCGGACGACGGCGGCGACGGCGGCGGCCGGCGCAGCGGCAGTGAGCGCGGTGAAATCGGCTGCGGTGACGCCCTCGAGCAGGCCATAGGCCTCGGCGCCGCCGCGCAGCCCGGCGATCAGTGGTGTGGCCGGCGTGCCCGCGACGAACGGGTTGGGCCGCAGTTGCCGCAGCGGGTCGTACGCTTCGAGCACCGTCCCGACGAGTGCGGCATTGAGGGTGCTGGCGTTGGCCTCGAGCAGATGGCGGCCCGCTTCGCCGCTCGCCGCGGCACCGGCGCCGCCCGAAGTGTCCACGGTGACCGCACCGCTCGCCGTGATGACCGATCCGGAGAGCTTGATCGTGCCGCCGGCGCCTGCCGCGCCTGCCGCGCCGGAGCCACCGCTGCCACCGACGCCGCCCGGTCCGCCGCTGCCACCGGCGCCGCCACTGCCTCCGACCCCACCATACCAGGTGCCGAAGAACCAGCTCGACTCGCGGCCGCTGTGGATGTAGTCGTTGAGCCCCGCGTTCTGGCCACTATTGAGCAAGGCATCGCGCCCTTCGTTCACCCCGGCGTTGTAGCCCTGGTTGGTCGCTGCCGCACCGGCAGCCCCTTGGGCCTGCAGGCGCGACGCGGCGCCGACGACGATGCGGCCAAGGGCAACCATTTCGACGGCGCCGCCACCACCACCGCCCGCTCCGCCGGCACCGCCATCGCCGCCGTCGCCGCCGTCACCGCCGCGACCGCCGTCGCCACCATCGCCACCGCGACCGCCATGCACCTCGTCACCGAGAAAAGCGTTGTAGCCTTCGCCGCCGCCGCCACCACCGCCGCCACTGGAGCCGCCGCCACCACCACTGCCGCCGGAGCCTGCTCCGCCGCCGCCGCCACCGCCACCGCCACCGCCACCCGAGATCAGCGCGCCCGCTCCCGTGTTGCTGCCGGCCAGGCCGCCGCTGCCAGCGCTGCCGGGATTTCCGGGCACGCTCTCGCCGGCCCGCCCGCTGCCGCCGTCGCCGCCTGCGCCACCATCGCCACCACTGCCGCTGCTCGGCGCGCCGCCACCGCCATAGTGGGCGTCATCGTCGCTGCCCAGTCCCGGCCCGCTCGGGCTGCCGCCGGCACCGCCGCTGCCGCCGAGTCCCGAACTGCCAGCCGCATTGACTCCAGCCGAGCCGGCCAACCCCGGGTTCCCATAGCTGCCACCGCTGCCGCCACTGCCGTTGCCGCCGTGCGCGCCCCAATCTCCGGCCTCACCCCACTCGATCGTCCCGGAGTAGTAGCTGCCGCCACCGATGCCACCGGACCCCCCGGCGCCGCCGCCGCCGCCGTCGCCGCCGGTGCCACCGCTGCCACCAGTGCCCGCGCCGCCGCCAGCGCCGCCGCCAGGCCCCGCAACGGGGCCGACGAGCATCGAAGAGGTCGCCACCTGTGTGATCGACAGCGCGCCCTCGTCGTCGAGCACCGTATCGTTGAAGAACCGGTTGCCCGGTCGATCGATGTCGGTAAACAGTTCGACCGTCCTGCCGCCATGGATCAGATAGACGTCGAGGTCGCGGGTCAGCGGGTGGCTGATATCGACGGTGACGTTGACGTCCTTGACCGCGCCGAGGTCGCTGACGCTGATCGACGAGTTCAGCGAGCCAGAGGAACCAATCAGCGGCCGGTCGGGAATCGTGCCGCCGCCTCCGCGCTGCGTGAACACTTCACCGGTGCTGAGCGTGATCGTCAACGCCCAGTCGTTCAACCAGCCGGCATCACCGTAGGCGTCGTCCTGGACCAGCAGGGTCCAGGCTCCGGCGGTGCCCTGGTTGTCGAAGGCCGTGAGCGAACCCTCTGGCCGGAACCCCCCGCCGGCCGAGGCATCGACGACGACCCGCTCGCCGACGATGATGTCGTTCGTCGCCGCCAGCGACAATCCGAACTGGCCGCTGACGTCGATCGTCGTGTCTGCCGGCAGCAGCAGGTCGCCCGCGAAAAGGAATTGGCGCACGCCGTCGACCAGTGATGTCGTGAACAGCGGATTCCTTTGGCCGGTGGCGTCGAGCCTCGCGCCGGAAAGCCGGCCGTTGATCGTCGCGTTCGTCGTGTCGATCGTGACCACGCCGCCCCCGTTGGCGAGCAGGGTGGATTGCGGGATCGACAGCAGCGGTTCGCTGCGTGCGACGAGTTCGGCGCCGAGCCCGACGTTGTCCATCAGCACGGCGCCGTCGGCCAGCCAGTCGAGCCGCGCCAGGCTGCCGAAGAGGGTCGCGTCGAAGGTGACGCTGCGGCGCGCGCTGCCAGCCGCGGGGTCGAGCGCGACGTCGAACGGTCCGGCGACCGGCTGGTCGTTCTCGTCGTAAGCGATGAAGCGGACCGTCCGCACGTCGCTGGTCAGCGCCGACAGGTCGATGCCCTGAACACTGAACTTCCCGCCGGCGACCGCGCTGCGCAGGCTGCCGCTGCCAATCAGCAATGCCGGGCTCGGGCTGCCCGCCGGCTCGCGGGCCAGCGTGCCGGCGCTGGCGCTGCAAACGAAGCCATCTTCGCGGTAGCTCGCAGCACCGGCGATCAGATCGTCGAAATCGACGACGCTTCGCAGCCCGCGCAGCTCGGTGGCGACGTCGTCGCGCAACAAGACCACCGGTTCGGCGAGGACGTCGATGCGGTTGCCATTGATCGTCGCTTCGACCGGGTTGCTGCTCGTCTGCACCGTCAGCAGGTCGCCCGCGGCGCTGCCGGCACGCAACAGCAGTTGGCCGGCCGCATCGGCGTAGGCGATCGGCGCGCCGTTGCCGAGCAGCCGGCCGTCGATGAGCTGCCAGTCGACGGCGCCGTCGTGCGCGTGGTTGTCGACCTCGAGGGTCTCGACTCCGGAGAGGCCGAGATCGTCGATCAGGCCGGCATGCAGCGGAGATTCGGGGGCGGCGGGGATGTCGAGGCGCACTTGGTCCTGACCACTGCCGCCGACGATCTCGGTCGCCGATCCGATCCGGCTGATCGTCACCTGGTCGTCGCCACTGCCCATGTCCGCGGTCAGGGCGACGGCGTCGAGCGCGTCGTCGATGAGCAGTCCGTCGCTGCCGCTGCCGAAGCGCAGCCGGGCGGCGTCGAAGCCGACGAAGGTCGCATCGATCACCGGGCCGATGCCGCTGACCTGGCCGCTGCCGCCGCTGCCGCCGAGCACGGCCCCCGTGACGGCCGCCGTGCTGCCGCTGACGTCGAAACTGACGGTATCGACACCCGCGCCGGCGGCGAGTGTCAGGGCCGTACCGGCGAGGACCGTGACCTCGTCGTCGCCGGCGCCGAGGTCGATCGTTGCACCCGCCGCCGCATTGCGCACCAGGACCCGGTCCGCGCGTCCGGCTGCCGTAGCGTCGGTGCGCAGCGTCGTCGTGATCGCGGTGTCGACCAGCGTCAGTTCGTCGGCGCCGTCGCCCAGCGTGAGGTCGAGCGATTCGAAGCCGCTGAAATCGAGCCCGGCTGCAGCGCCCATGCCCAGGCCACGGATACGGCCGACGTCGACGACCCCGGGCGCAGCCATCGCCAGGTGGGCGGCGTCGTCGATCAGCAGTGCGTCGTCGCCGCTGCTGCCCTGCAGTTGCAGCGTCGCCGTGATGTCGGTCAGGTCGCGCCGCGCATCGGCGTCGGCTGGTCGCGAGTCGCCGATCGTCACGCGGTCGGCGCCGCCGCGCAGGTCGACCGTGGTCGCTGTCCGCAGGGCGCCCACGCGCAGCGTGTCGGCGCCATCGCCGAGTGCCAGATCCACCTGGCTGGCGGCGATCGTCTGCAGGACGAGCGTCCCATTGGCGCCCGGCGCGCCCGCGTGCAGCGCATCGTCGGCGAGTCGCCAGTCGGTGGCGACGGTGTTGGCCGAACTTGCGAAGACGACCCGTTCGGCTGCCGTCGTCACCAGGCTCGCTCCTGCGGCCGCAGTGGCCGCGTTGCCGTCGAGGCTGGCGACGACGAGGTCACTGCCGGCGCCGGTGTCGACAACGAGGTGCTGCGCCAGCGCCGGTGCCTCGAGGCGGTCATTGCCGCGGCCGAGCCGCAGCCCGACGCTGTCGACAGCAGCGTCGCAGCGGATGGCTCCGCCGCCGCCCAGCCCGGTGATCATCCCTCCGGCGACGGTCACGACCACATCGGCGACTTCGGCGCCGGCGTCGACGAGCAAGCGTTGGTCGCCGCCGTCGCTGCCGAGAACCTCGATCCCCGCAGTGATGCCGGCCAGCGTGCCATCCTTGCCGATGGTGACACTGTCGTCGTCACCGGCGAGGCGGACCGTCGTCGGTCCTGCCAGCCCCTGCAGCGCAATCGTGTCGGGACGCGTGCCGGCGACGATGTCGACCGGTCCGCTGATCGTGCCGGCGACGTGCAAGGAATTGCCGCCGAAGTCGGATCCGAGCTCGAGCCGCAGCGCTTCGACCTCAGCCAGGCGCAGGCGGTCGTCGATCGTGCCGCCAGTTGCTGCGGTGCGCTCGACCAGCAGGTCGCCAGCGAAGAGTTGCAGCGTCGTCACGCCATCGACCAGCCTGCCATCGCCCGTGATGCGCACGCTGTCGACGCCGTCGCCGCCAGCGAGCAGGACGTCGTCGTAGACCGCTGCGAGCGTATCGTCGCCGGCGCCGCCCGCGAGCGTCACGCCGATCAGATCGGCGACGTCGATGCCGGCGCTGCCGGCGGCGAGGGTCAGCAGGTCATTGCCGCCGAGACCCTGGACGAGCAGGGTGTCGCGCGCCGGCCGGCTGTTCATGATGAAGAAGCGGTTGTCGCGGCCGGCCGACTGGTCGCGGAGTTGCAGGATCGGCTTGGCGATCTCGACGCTGCCGCCGCCGGTCGGGTCGGCGCCGAGGTCGGTGCGATTGAAGGTGGCGTACACGCCTTCGATGCTCAGCCTGTCGTCAGCGGCCGTGCCGGCGAAGACGACGCGGTCGCTGTCGAGGCTGGTGATTGGCTCGTCGGCCGCTTTGAGGTCGATTGCCAGCAGCGCCAGGCCGGTGCCATCGATGTCACCGACGGTCACCAAGTCTGAGCCGCGGCCGGCGTTGACCGCCAGGCGCTCGATGTCGCCGAGCCGCAGGGTGTCGACCGGCGCCTGACCGTCGCCAACCTGCAGGCGCAGCGTCCACTTGCCGCCGTCGTCGATCCTGTCGATGGCCAGCACGTCACTGCGCGTCGTACCCGTGACGGTGAACGCGTCGCTGGCACCCGCGTCGGGCGTCTCGGAGATGAGGTCGCTGCCCTGGCCAGGGGTCCAGTCGTAGGTGTCACTGCCGCCATCGCCGGCGAGGTCGTCGTCGCCGCTGCCGCCGGCGAGCCGGTCGTCGCCGGCGCCACCGCGCAGCGTGTCGCGGCCGGCACCGCCGCTGAGACGGTCGTCGCCGTCGCCACCGTCGAGCAGGTCGTCGCCCGTGCCGCCGGTGAGGCGGTCGTTGCCAGCGCCGCCGCGCAGCGTCGCGGCGCCGCTGCCAGCGTGGGACAATTCGTCGCTGCCGGTGCCACCGATCAACTCGACCGGCGAGCAGACCGTCCGGTCGACGACGATCGAGTCGTCACCGCTGCCGCCACTCCCGATGATTCGCTTGACGCCGCGGAAGCTCTGCTGCGCACGCTCGACGCGATTGCCGGATCCATCGGGCACCAGGAACTTGACGACGATCGTCTCGCCGCCATTGGGATCACTGGCGTCCGTCAGGCCGTTCGACCGGATGTCGAAGCCTTCGTCGATGACGCTGTCGGTGCCGGCACGGTTGACGCCGGTGTTGACCCGCCGGTGGGCGGTATCGCCCATGAAGAGGTTCAGGGTGCCGTCGCCAGTCACCTCGCCGAGCACGGGCGGGTTCACCCGTACGCCGGCGAGCACCTGCGCGTCGCTCAACTGGTAGATGTTGAAGTCGTAGATGTTGGCCTGCAGCAGCGTCCAGGTTTCGTCGACGAGGACGATCTTGAACGGCCAGAAACCAACCGCCATGAAGACGAAGGCCTCGAGCCCGGCATAGAGGGCACCGGACGAGTTGGTGACGCCCGCCGGGTTGGCGTCGTAGGCCAGTGTCAGCTCGTTCAGCCGCACCCGTCCGTCGTAGGTGAAGGGAGCCTGCGGTACCTCGGGAACGTAGTAGCCCTCGAGCAGGCCGTTGACATAGTCGAACTGCACAGGCGACTGCGGTTCCGGCAGGTCGTTGAGGTCGATCCGGACCTGTGTATCAAAGAACACGCGCACGCCGGCCTGCAGCTCGGCGACGTAGAGATCGGGTCCGATCGCTGCGCCCGCGGTCATCTTGGCCGACAGCTTGAGTTCGGGCTGGTCGAACTCGTGATCGCCGTCGGCGACCTGCGCCGGCGGCGTTCCGGCGCCGAGGTCGTTGGGATCGGCGCCAATGTGGTCGTCAAAGTAGAGACCGTCGCGCAGGCGATGAACCTGCTCGCGCACGCTTTGCTGCAGCGCTGCGTCGCTCGAGAAATCGAGGTTCCTGGTCAGCAGGTTGGCGCCGAAGAGGTCGTAGCCGACGTCGAAATCGAGTGTTGCCAGGAAGGTCAGCGCCAGTTCGACTTCGAGGAGCGGCAGTGCCGGGATCGGGAACTGCTTCTTGAACGTGTAGCCGAGGTTGAACTCGAAACCGGCTTCGACGAGTGACGCGGTCGTCTTGCCCTGCAGCATCCCGAGCACGGCGGTCGGGTCGTTCAGGAACGGGAACGAGAGGTTGCCACTGATGTCCGAGAACACATTGTCGAAGGTCTGGTTGCTGTCCTGGACCTTCTTCAGCGCATCGGGATAGGGATTCTCCTTGGTCAGCTTGATCTGGCGTTCGACATCCGCCGGGTCATCGTCGGCCCGGCCGGACTGCGTCAACTGCATCCGGAAGTTGCCCAGGTCGACCGTCTGCGGCAGTCCTTCGCCGATGGGCTTCAGGTCAAGGAAGACGTCGACGACGCCGAGCACCTCCTTGGCGGCAACCAGCCGGGCGAGCTGCACGTCCTTCTGCTGCTGCGTCAGGGTCGGGTCGAGATAGGTGGCGGTGACGCCGAGGTCGATCGGCGTCACCGATCCGTAGCCGATCGCCTCGCCGATCTCGCTGAGCACCGGGATCGGGAAGGTGAGGAAGTCGACGATCGGCTTCAATGGCGCCAGCGCGGACTGGATCGACTGGACCGTCGGGTCGAAGAACTCGGAGAAGAAGGTGCCGAGATCGAGGCGCACGCCCTCGTA from the Accumulibacter sp. genome contains:
- a CDS encoding PKD domain-containing protein codes for the protein MSSSGNEEKRQQAGPRASWSGDALIGRLGRMLRRLRRQARQADPQPAPRAQRREGLIFESLEPRMLLSADLAVVDAAGLTGYFDAVQSRLESDVFSAPIPLIGTQLVTIESGDIAGHIADALRNFSLPTPPGERVTPDAVKEGLEAALGDLIEDGRIDVTTNAEHSHYDFSLTLAGSANERIDLDLALGEDPLISARLGTHDEVDLGFDWRFELVFGVDEDAQGRSSFYIDSTSANELQLTDVVAVLDGGDDGVLAAKGTAGVFGALIRKDQGQPDADGGPEAPLPSRFSGRFDIDVAGGGADRRLSPAEIPALVVGATVTGASDIHLDIDAAMVPDFAVVAESDRVFNLAVEADVHITQLFSAADTRADSFGAPIDIDYEGVRLDLGTFFSEFFDPTVQSIQSALAPLKPIVDFLTFPIPVLSEIGEAIGYGSVTPIDLGVTATYLDPTLTQQQKDVQLARLVAAKEVLGVVDVFLDLKPIGEGLPQTVDLGNFRMQLTQSGRADDDPADVERQIKLTKENPYPDALKKVQDSNQTFDNVFSDISGNLSFPFLNDPTAVLGMLQGKTTASLVEAGFEFNLGYTFKKQFPIPALPLLEVELALTFLATLDFDVGYDLFGANLLTRNLDFSSDAALQQSVREQVHRLRDGLYFDDHIGADPNDLGAGTPPAQVADGDHEFDQPELKLSAKMTAGAAIGPDLYVAELQAGVRVFFDTQVRIDLNDLPEPQSPVQFDYVNGLLEGYYVPEVPQAPFTYDGRVRLNELTLAYDANPAGVTNSSGALYAGLEAFVFMAVGFWPFKIVLVDETWTLLQANIYDFNIYQLSDAQVLAGVRVNPPVLGEVTGDGTLNLFMGDTAHRRVNTGVNRAGTDSVIDEGFDIRSNGLTDASDPNGGETIVVKFLVPDGSGNRVERAQQSFRGVKRIIGSGGSGDDSIVVDRTVCSPVELIGGTGSDELSHAGSGAATLRGGAGNDRLTGGTGDDLLDGGDGDDRLSGGAGRDTLRGGAGDDRLAGGSGDDDLAGDGGSDTYDWTPGQGSDLISETPDAGASDAFTVTGTTRSDVLAIDRIDDGGKWTLRLQVGDGQAPVDTLRLGDIERLAVNAGRGSDLVTVGDIDGTGLALLAIDLKAADEPITSLDSDRVVFAGTAADDRLSIEGVYATFNRTDLGADPTGGGSVEIAKPILQLRDQSAGRDNRFFIMNSRPARDTLLVQGLGGNDLLTLAAGSAGIDVADLIGVTLAGGAGDDTLAAVYDDVLLAGGDGVDSVRITGDGRLVDGVTTLQLFAGDLLVERTAATGGTIDDRLRLAEVEALRLELGSDFGGNSLHVAGTISGPVDIVAGTRPDTIALQGLAGPTTVRLAGDDDSVTIGKDGTLAGITAGIEVLGSDGGDQRLLVDAGAEVADVVVTVAGGMITGLGGGGAIRCDAAVDSVGLRLGRGNDRLEAPALAQHLVVDTGAGSDLVVASLDGNAATAAAGASLVTTAAERVVFASSANTVATDWRLADDALHAGAPGANGTLVLQTIAASQVDLALGDGADTLRVGALRTATTVDLRGGADRVTIGDSRPADADARRDLTDITATLQLQGSSGDDALLIDDAAHLAMAAPGVVDVGRIRGLGMGAAAGLDFSGFESLDLTLGDGADELTLVDTAITTTLRTDATAAGRADRVLVRNAAAGATIDLGAGDDEVTVLAGTALTLAAGAGVDTVSFDVSGSTAAVTGAVLGGSGGSGQVSGIGPVIDATFVGFDAARLRFGSGSDGLLIDDALDAVALTADMGSGDDQVTISRIGSATEIVGGSGQDQVRLDIPAAPESPLHAGLIDDLGLSGVETLEVDNHAHDGAVDWQLIDGRLLGNGAPIAYADAAGQLLLRAGSAAGDLLTVQTSSNPVEATINGNRIDVLAEPVVLLRDDVATELRGLRSVVDFDDLIAGAASYREDGFVCSASAGTLAREPAGSPSPALLIGSGSLRSAVAGGKFSVQGIDLSALTSDVRTVRFIAYDENDQPVAGPFDVALDPAAGSARRSVTFDATLFGSLARLDWLADGAVLMDNVGLGAELVARSEPLLSIPQSTLLANGGGVVTIDTTNATINGRLSGARLDATGQRNPLFTTSLVDGVRQFLFAGDLLLPADTTIDVSGQFGLSLAATNDIIVGERVVVDASAGGGFRPEGSLTAFDNQGTAGAWTLLVQDDAYGDAGWLNDWALTITLSTGEVFTQRGGGGTIPDRPLIGSSGSLNSSISVSDLGAVKDVNVTVDISHPLTRDLDVYLIHGGRTVELFTDIDRPGNRFFNDTVLDDEGALSITQVATSSMLVGPVAGPGGGAGGGAGTGGSGGTGGDGGGGGAGGSGGIGGGSYYSGTIEWGEAGDWGAHGGNGSGGSGGSYGNPGLAGSAGVNAAGSSGLGGSGGAGGSPSGPGLGSDDDAHYGGGGAPSSGSGGDGGAGGDGGSGRAGESVPGNPGSAGSGGLAGSNTGAGALISGGGGGGGGGGGGAGSGGSGGGGGSSGGGGGGGGEGYNAFLGDEVHGGRGGDGGDGGRGGDGGDGGDGGAGGAGGGGGGAVEMVALGRIVVGAASRLQAQGAAGAAATNQGYNAGVNEGRDALLNSGQNAGLNDYIHSGRESSWFFGTWYGGVGGSGGAGGSGGPGGVGGSGGSGAAGAAGAGGTIKLSGSVITASGAVTVDTSGGAGAAASGEAGRHLLEANASTLNAALVGTVLEAYDPLRQLRPNPFVAGTPATPLIAGLRGGAEAYGLLEGVTAADFTALTAAAPAAAVAAVVRLDRGPAAYGADYDHFDMLLFINLGNEELRTPMLGVAAAGSAASSVQDLRIGGLGPDVRLGVLNGHEVWATLIPDVAIELDATVGGPIGSVQGLQRRSLADGEVAYIEARPAEPTMVGLNALAVAGGQIYALSPTQDALLVVNSADFSVRQHFSDGTDAVTTLAGASAVAASADGANVYVASRDDATVSVFARDASGNLSFVHAIDPGAGLDVFDRIALQPGDGGQLVVAGPDAIVQFLRQTDGAGIGRLVAGKTEPLSGTSDLAYSSDGLLLYVACADELQLRSASDLSPASGQSGITGARVLGVAASSDGQHEQVYVAGAGGRLQVFQRTFGSTTLTLLQTLQENADGVRGLAGAADLLISADGTRLYVLTSGRASNTLTTFFRDPATGTLRFAQVLRGGPGLAAPAAIAQDAAGTVYVAAEHGFGTIPGGLAAFVPVNSATPQAERFSVRFAGVEGLALTSGVYDDAIHQIDPPLVTTLAIDTGDGFDRVDLLNLGVATTVDGGSGDDRISVRSDTAGALTLAVDCGAGDDQLVVRELADDNVFTLRLGAGDDAAQVAGEKFPATAMIALDGGTGADTLRFGAAGGAIDPSVPLTPDGSIRVDGVDFGTLAYVAIESIPGFQPSTADTGGPYAIVEGAALTLAGSSTAATGTNIVSERWDVNGDGVFDDALGRSPTLSWEALRALGLDDDGNYEISFEVSDTAGHAVTDTAWLQIINTPPTLAVASGEASATAELGQPFELGFAASDPGDDLIAGWSIDWGDGTTTGPLPSDAAQASHVYLVPGRYTPIVVASDDDGSRAFADVPSTPGYAARGPEVTVSPSVPSITSVGTAVALQTVEGLGVRLHAAVAGSPTTLRWDLDGDGVFGDESRHGQGADGDLTLTAADLEALGFDDGSSSRPIAVQVVYGDGSGGPGIDTMTGSALLTLLNAAPTGRLIHTTPAPGTAIDEGGTASVRFIDADDPSAADRAAGYSVAFDFDNDGQLDTAIAPLTPVGIEVPASYLREAGVRTVRGVLYDKDGASCEAWTGVLVREVAPTLTLDGAAVASEGQPYRFTLAASDPGSDTIRRWNIDWGDGTQEVVDAPTADLTHVFADDGALTISVTAQDEDGLYQASKPLAVANAAPELIVSGPVTVDEGAPFTLTLAASDPGADTLTGWQIDWGDGSSETLRGNARSAAHRYADDSGGTALQIVATATDEDGAHAVTHAVTVRNVAPRTTLGGVGTAADLLAGPPPAATVLAVNEGANFVLRIAPPDDPGDDTVTAYGIDWGDGSAVQIVSAPPASASGLVPTLSVTHAYDDGAALRRISVMLTDEDGSFVNQATLDVDVRNVAPLAQLGNSTEGASGPVAPGGTATVSFTAPSDPSAADAAAGFTYAYDFDNDGDFEISGSPAATVEVPPALLDTAGILTVRGVLTDKDGGASEFFSGVRVLPAIEPLLAADDSASVAEDGQVAIDLLDNDANPGGGPFDLELLAVPAHGNVTIEADRRVTYRPFADWFGSDSFSYGLYNTSGTSNRATVYLMVTPVNDAPELDAIASQAVDEGELLRVVATASDVDGDARQLRYSLDAGAPAGAGIDPVTGVFTWTPSAADGPGSFTLTVRVTDNGQPPLEDAETFTITVADVVPASLQVLSLTPTDSGFDLSFNRALDASALNLYDAATAGYGPADVVLRGAASGVVRGSIAVDAASGVLRFVATGGPLAADTYSVTLRSGADAFKDVQGVPLDGNGDGTPGDDASRQFSIAAPADRTLRMPDFARGPAQPVDVPATQGGLPITLSEGSGVDTVEFDIDYDPTLLVIDSVRRGTGLNGAAVLDVTNAAGRLHVHITGADLAAGPVQLLALTARVPATAPHAASHVIDLRNLRLNGGALAARADDALAVVACFGDTDGDGTISNADVSTLGNVVVGRDSGLAAYCNVDPRLVGDITGDGLINVLDTARILSEAKWIQGGAATLDRPEIPAIPAIPAISAPFAALLVDEPAPSLNPGNAQVLQSPQADFSAPAAVPSLPTQQPPPPADGDAAATPEAVAEDDARAAGVAIAAAPPVAAAAPAAPASSDWLRGFLSAPAAQGISVTLPAAAAAPVVAQTASLAASRPYWDGLGIAPQKAAPQAPGRSANWVRAFVTNLARPADASPNASLRITLL